In Molothrus aeneus isolate 106 chromosome 25, BPBGC_Maene_1.0, whole genome shotgun sequence, one DNA window encodes the following:
- the NAT9 gene encoding alpha/beta-tubulin-N-acetyltransferase 9, producing MKINQDTVLRGKKVTLVPYTAAHVPRYHEWMQSEELQRLTASEPLSLEQEYEMQRSWRDDADKCTFIVLDSERWPGQVEENSMVGDVNLFLTNTEDPTVGEIEIMIAEPSCRGRGFGKEATLLMMVYGVRKLGITKFEAKIGQENEASICMFKKLHFKEVAVNSIFQEVTLRLDVSDQERQWLLEQTDHVEEKSYAELKQPAGVLDT from the exons ATGAAGATTAATCAGGACACGGTGCTGCGGGGCAAGAAGGTGACGCTGGTGCCCTACACCGCTGCACACGTGCCCCG GTACCACGAGTGGATGCAGTCGGAGGAGCTGCAGCGACTGACAGCCTCGGAGCccctgagcctggagcaggagtACGAAATGCAGCGCAGCTGGCGGGATGATGCTGACA AGTGCACCTTCATCGTGCTGGACTCAGAGCGCTGGCCTGGGCAGGTGGAGGAGAACTCCATGGTTGGGGATGTGAATCTCTTCCTCACCAACACCGAGGACCCGACTGTGGGCGAGATCGAAATCATGATTGCAG AGCCCAGCTGCCGTGGCAGAGGGTTTGGCAAGGAGGCAACTCTGCTGATGATGGTCTATG GAGTGAGAAAACTGGGGATCACCAAGTTTGAGGCTAAGATTGGTCAGGAAAATGAAGCCAGTATCTGCATGTTCAAAAAGCTTCACTTTAAGGAG gttGCTGTGAACAGCATTTTCCAGGAGGTGACGCTGAGGCTGGATGTCAGTGACCAGGAGAGACAGTGGCTCCTGGAGCAGACAGACCACGTGGAGGAGAAGAGTTATGCTGAGCTGAAGCAGCCAGCTGGGGTGCTGGACACCTGA